The Chelatococcus sp. HY11 genome includes a window with the following:
- a CDS encoding aldo/keto reductase, translated as MRYNTLGQTGLFVSELCLGTMTFGGSEGIWQNMGGLQQTEADELVRTALDAGVNFIDTANVYSAGMSEQITGQALRNLGVARDQVVIATKAFGRVGEGPNGSGATRVHLLDQVKASLKRLQLDHIDLYQIHGFDTVTPMEETLEALDILVRHGHVRYIGVSNWAAWHVAKALGIAERRHLSPIRSLQSYYTLAGRDLEREIVPMLTSEKVGLMVWSPLAGGLLSGKYAGNGAGAGEGRRASFDFPPVARDRGDAIIEAIRPIAEARGATIAQVALAWLLHQPVVTSVIVGAKRVSQLTENIGATEVELSADDLAALDAVSALSPEYPGWMLTRQGANRTQPSPRRG; from the coding sequence ATGCGTTACAACACTCTTGGCCAAACCGGCCTTTTTGTCTCGGAATTGTGCCTTGGCACCATGACCTTCGGCGGTAGCGAAGGCATCTGGCAGAATATGGGCGGCCTCCAGCAGACCGAGGCCGACGAACTGGTCCGCACCGCGCTCGACGCCGGCGTCAACTTCATCGATACGGCGAATGTCTACTCCGCCGGAATGTCCGAGCAGATCACCGGCCAGGCGTTACGCAATCTTGGTGTCGCACGCGACCAGGTGGTGATCGCGACCAAGGCTTTCGGTCGTGTCGGTGAAGGTCCCAACGGCTCCGGCGCGACGCGCGTCCATCTTCTCGACCAGGTCAAGGCGAGCCTGAAGCGTCTCCAACTCGACCATATCGATCTCTATCAGATCCACGGCTTCGACACTGTGACGCCGATGGAGGAGACGCTGGAGGCGCTCGATATCCTAGTTCGTCATGGGCATGTCCGCTACATCGGCGTGTCGAACTGGGCGGCCTGGCATGTGGCCAAGGCGCTGGGCATAGCGGAGCGTCGCCACCTTTCGCCGATCCGCTCGCTGCAGTCCTATTACACCCTCGCGGGTCGTGATCTCGAACGTGAGATCGTCCCGATGCTGACCTCGGAGAAGGTAGGTCTGATGGTGTGGAGCCCACTTGCCGGTGGCCTCCTGTCTGGCAAATATGCCGGTAATGGCGCCGGTGCGGGCGAGGGCCGTCGCGCCAGTTTCGATTTCCCGCCTGTCGCGCGCGATCGGGGTGATGCGATCATCGAGGCTATACGACCGATCGCCGAGGCACGTGGCGCGACCATCGCGCAGGTCGCGCTGGCCTGGCTGCTGCATCAGCCCGTCGTCACGAGCGTCATTGTCGGCGCGAAACGTGTTTCTCAGCTCACGGAGAATATCGGCGCCACCGAGGTTGAGCTCTCGGCTGACGATTTGGCCGCGCTTGATGCGGTTAGCGCTCTGT
- a CDS encoding VOC family protein — MLPMQLHRGRLIDHLHLKVQNLGASRRFYGAVLEAVGVPIVDGDGYFFADELWVDEGTSEQISHVHFAFQATDRAMVDRFYQAGLGAGGRDNGPPGLRDYHPGYYGAFLLDPDGNNIEAVFHGPAERSAPSVVVSWDD; from the coding sequence ATCCTGCCTATGCAATTGCACCGCGGCCGCCTGATCGATCATCTCCATCTCAAGGTTCAGAATCTCGGTGCCTCCAGGCGCTTCTACGGTGCCGTCCTTGAAGCGGTCGGCGTTCCTATCGTCGATGGCGACGGCTATTTCTTCGCGGACGAGCTATGGGTCGATGAGGGAACGTCCGAGCAGATAAGCCATGTCCATTTCGCCTTCCAGGCGACGGATCGTGCGATGGTCGATCGCTTCTACCAGGCGGGTCTCGGCGCTGGTGGGCGGGACAACGGGCCGCCGGGCCTGCGTGATTATCATCCGGGCTACTATGGCGCCTTCCTGCTCGATCCGGACGGAAATAATATCGAAGCTGTCTTTCACGGCCCGGCGGAGAGATCTGCCCCATCGGTCGTTGTGTCCTGGGACGACTGA
- a CDS encoding DMT family transporter gives MLLALAAVWGGSFFFNGVAIRELPVFTVVVSRVALGAVMLLIILKLTGARMPRDRRVWAAFFGMGLLNNAIPFTLIVWGQQYIASGVASILNASAPLFTVIFAHLLTNDEKMSGGRLAGVLIGFAGVAVMIGFDAVEELGVHVTAQLMCLAGALSYALAGIYGRRFHRMGVTPMATAAGQVIASSILLFPLMLAIDRPWTLPMPSLAAIGALIGVAAISTAFGYILFFRILATAGATNLLLVTFIIPVSAILLGILFLDETLLPKHVMGIVLIGLGLAAIDGRPWQALRRLRATALPKSE, from the coding sequence ATGCTCCTTGCTCTGGCAGCGGTCTGGGGTGGTTCGTTCTTCTTCAACGGCGTCGCCATTCGTGAGCTGCCGGTGTTCACCGTCGTGGTGTCCCGCGTGGCTTTGGGCGCCGTCATGCTGCTCATCATCCTGAAGCTGACCGGAGCACGGATGCCGAGGGATCGGCGCGTCTGGGCCGCTTTCTTCGGGATGGGGTTGCTCAACAACGCCATACCTTTCACGCTGATCGTATGGGGCCAGCAGTATATCGCGTCGGGTGTCGCCTCCATCCTGAACGCCTCGGCCCCGCTTTTCACCGTGATCTTCGCCCACCTGCTGACCAACGACGAGAAGATGAGCGGTGGCCGGCTCGCCGGGGTCCTCATCGGCTTCGCCGGTGTGGCCGTGATGATCGGGTTCGACGCGGTCGAGGAGCTCGGTGTTCATGTCACGGCGCAGTTGATGTGCCTGGCTGGCGCGCTGTCCTATGCGCTGGCCGGCATTTACGGGCGCCGCTTCCACCGGATGGGCGTCACGCCCATGGCGACGGCGGCGGGGCAGGTCATCGCCTCCAGCATTCTGCTCTTCCCGTTGATGCTTGCCATCGATCGGCCGTGGACACTCCCGATGCCCAGCCTCGCGGCGATCGGGGCCCTCATTGGCGTCGCCGCGATCTCGACCGCTTTCGGCTATATTTTGTTCTTCCGTATTCTCGCGACGGCCGGGGCGACGAACCTGCTTCTGGTGACGTTCATCATCCCCGTGAGCGCGATCCTGCTCGGCATTCTGTTTCTCGACGAAACCCTGCTACCCAAGCATGTGATGGGCATAGTCCTGATCGGACTTGGCCTCGCGGCGATCGACGGGCGGCCATGGCAGGCTTTGCGCAGGTTGCGGGCCACGGCCTTGCCAAAAAGCGAGTAG
- a CDS encoding NUDIX hydrolase — MAALPFRLTEGGEIEVLVLTSRETRRFILPKGWIGRRHKAWRSAAQEAREEAGVIGKVKRKPIGSYIYWKRLSDHFALVEVDVYPLKVQKHLKRWPERRQRVRRWLPIGDAALLIDEPQLHRLIETFGDGGTATTTKDN; from the coding sequence GTGGCGGCTTTGCCGTTTCGTCTGACGGAAGGCGGCGAAATCGAGGTCCTGGTCCTGACATCACGCGAAACGCGTCGTTTCATTTTGCCCAAGGGCTGGATCGGACGCCGGCACAAGGCTTGGAGATCAGCCGCCCAGGAAGCTCGGGAAGAGGCAGGCGTGATCGGAAAAGTGAAGCGCAAGCCGATCGGAAGCTACATTTATTGGAAGCGCCTATCGGATCACTTCGCGCTCGTCGAGGTCGATGTCTACCCGCTGAAGGTCCAGAAGCACCTCAAACGCTGGCCGGAGCGACGCCAGCGCGTTCGCCGATGGCTTCCCATCGGTGATGCAGCCCTTCTCATTGATGAGCCACAGCTGCACCGCCTTATCGAGACATTTGGCGACGGCGGCACAGCGACGACCACCAAGGATAACTAG
- a CDS encoding response regulator transcription factor — protein MADIIVVDDDPSLRAMLEDGLSLAGHTIRTAGDAPALEKLLARPAPELVVLDVGLPGEDGFSIARRLRLSHGFGIIMLTGADDLIDKITGLEAGADDYMTKPFSLRELSARMDAVLRRRRVLDAEILPFGVFSLDLKNWRLLDANGIELPLFPTEIDLIAAFAMNVGRMLSRDEILRLAPAHGEDPMDRSIDTRITRLRRKLKSANHDCDLIQTSRGKGYMYRGPSRAIQLTATTQRAVPRQPPSLSQSLREAAGNSLTI, from the coding sequence GTGGCCGATATCATTGTTGTGGACGACGACCCCTCACTCCGGGCCATGCTGGAAGATGGCCTTTCGCTCGCGGGCCATACCATTCGCACCGCGGGAGACGCTCCCGCGCTCGAAAAACTTCTCGCCAGGCCCGCTCCGGAACTGGTCGTTCTGGATGTCGGCTTGCCGGGGGAAGACGGCTTCAGCATCGCCCGACGGCTAAGGCTTTCCCATGGCTTTGGCATCATCATGCTGACTGGAGCCGATGATCTGATCGACAAAATCACAGGATTGGAGGCCGGGGCTGATGATTACATGACGAAGCCGTTCTCGCTGCGCGAGCTCTCTGCAAGAATGGATGCGGTGCTGCGGCGTCGGCGCGTTCTCGACGCCGAAATACTACCGTTCGGGGTGTTTTCTCTCGATCTCAAGAACTGGAGACTGCTCGATGCCAATGGGATCGAGCTTCCCCTGTTCCCCACCGAAATCGACCTCATCGCGGCCTTCGCCATGAACGTCGGGCGGATGCTCAGCCGCGATGAAATCCTGCGGCTGGCACCTGCCCACGGAGAAGATCCGATGGATCGAAGCATCGACACGCGAATAACGAGATTGCGGCGCAAGCTTAAAAGCGCGAACCATGACTGCGATCTCATCCAGACGTCGCGCGGCAAAGGCTACATGTATCGCGGTCCCAGCCGGGCGATACAGCTCACGGCCACCACGCAACGCGCGGTTCCGCGTCAGCCTCCCTCCCTCTCCCAATCCTTGCGGGAAGCAGCGGGAAACTCGCTTACAATATAG
- a CDS encoding GntR family transcriptional regulator — protein sequence MVISEQQSSRQRAYEAFTRHLLAHAVRPGQFVSQRELVELTGLPVGVVRELVSRLEAEGLVMTVPHRGMQIAYVGIDLIRDAFQYRAMIEREAVASFAIAASAEEIADWRRMHEAVLATCERGLGDKDPAVFLAEAQAMDFNFHTTIVDALGNAIISDAYRVNSLKLSLVRQERGRLTMALLPLAMKDHLSIITALEKRDAVGAVEAMARHIMRGRNRSLGIDGESEPR from the coding sequence ATGGTCATATCCGAGCAACAGTCCTCGCGTCAGAGAGCCTACGAAGCCTTCACCCGCCATCTTCTCGCCCATGCCGTACGTCCCGGCCAGTTCGTCTCGCAGCGCGAGCTGGTGGAGTTGACGGGCCTTCCGGTTGGCGTCGTCCGCGAGCTGGTCTCGCGGCTTGAAGCTGAGGGGCTCGTCATGACGGTGCCCCACCGTGGCATGCAGATCGCCTATGTCGGGATCGATCTCATCCGCGACGCCTTCCAGTATCGCGCGATGATCGAGCGGGAGGCTGTCGCTTCCTTCGCCATTGCTGCTTCCGCGGAGGAAATCGCCGATTGGCGACGCATGCATGAGGCCGTTCTGGCGACTTGCGAGCGTGGTCTTGGTGACAAGGACCCTGCGGTCTTTCTGGCTGAGGCGCAGGCCATGGACTTCAACTTCCATACGACGATCGTCGACGCCCTCGGCAATGCCATCATCTCAGATGCCTACCGCGTGAATTCCTTGAAACTGAGCCTCGTCCGCCAGGAACGTGGTCGTTTGACGATGGCTTTGCTGCCGCTCGCCATGAAAGACCACTTGTCCATCATCACGGCGTTGGAGAAGCGTGACGCGGTGGGCGCGGTGGAGGCCATGGCGAGGCATATCATGCGCGGCCGAAACCGATCCCTCGGCATCGACGGTGAAAGTGAGCCGCGTTGA
- a CDS encoding carbohydrate ABC transporter permease, whose product MDSRTSVTLLDRIVLAIAMAIAVIPIIVVIASSFKEGRDIFSYRPVIFFWPTLENYTSLGMRWGKFQLGLANSAVVTAGAIALVLAVCLPAAYALSRLPQHGVGRSSSALLVIKMLPPLVVTVPLFPIFSTIGLDNSRIGLILVYAAFEVSLSVMILKTFIDNVPLEVEEAAFLDGCDRLQAFLRVIMPLIWPGMITVAIFVALFAWNDYMFGLILTTSRTVTAPVVLADMLSGIGEGTATWGEVFAAATLQMIPVLAFAWIVQRQMFFGAMRGATKG is encoded by the coding sequence ATGGACAGTCGCACCTCCGTTACCCTGCTGGACCGCATCGTTCTCGCGATCGCCATGGCGATCGCGGTCATCCCCATCATTGTCGTCATTGCCTCCTCCTTCAAGGAAGGACGGGATATCTTCTCCTATCGGCCGGTCATTTTCTTCTGGCCCACGCTCGAAAACTACACGAGCCTCGGCATGCGCTGGGGGAAATTCCAGCTCGGACTTGCGAATAGTGCTGTCGTCACGGCCGGCGCTATCGCTCTCGTTCTCGCCGTCTGCCTGCCGGCGGCCTACGCCCTGTCCCGGCTGCCACAACACGGTGTGGGTCGTTCGTCCAGCGCGCTCCTCGTGATCAAGATGCTGCCGCCGCTAGTTGTGACCGTGCCGCTCTTCCCGATCTTCTCCACGATCGGACTCGACAACTCGCGGATCGGGCTGATCCTCGTTTACGCGGCTTTCGAAGTCAGTCTCAGTGTGATGATCCTGAAGACATTCATCGACAATGTGCCGCTTGAGGTGGAGGAAGCCGCCTTTCTCGATGGATGCGATCGGCTGCAGGCCTTCCTGCGGGTCATCATGCCGCTGATCTGGCCGGGCATGATTACCGTGGCGATCTTCGTCGCCCTTTTTGCCTGGAACGACTACATGTTCGGCCTGATCCTGACGACGTCGCGCACCGTCACGGCACCGGTCGTCCTGGCCGATATGCTGTCGGGCATCGGGGAGGGGACCGCGACCTGGGGCGAGGTATTCGCCGCTGCGACGCTGCAGATGATACCGGTCCTCGCCTTCGCGTGGATCGTCCAGCGGCAGATGTTCTTCGGTGCCATGCGTGGCGCGACAAAGGGATAG
- a CDS encoding sugar ABC transporter permease — protein sequence MTEFALARPARRRRGARGDFREVARGWSLVAPLYLFVTAVIVIPEIWALYLSFTDYSVGRTPQFVGLANYRATLSAAEFWMAAWRTLLFVTIAVSFEVVIGLWLACILARLRAFRGIIIACLIAPIAMSHAVTATMWGYLLDLNVGPINFLTEMMGLGRLPWLSSEALALPTVAFIEFWAGMPHVLIMLFPVRAALSPDIYEAADLDGATALQSFWRITLPLLMPALLIAMIFRIIITMRAFGTVWILTKGGPLESSELLSIYLYKTGFSYWNFGQAAAIAWLMLLLTAVASSLYMLRLYRDAAGNTA from the coding sequence GTGACAGAGTTCGCGCTGGCTCGGCCGGCCAGACGCCGACGTGGGGCGCGGGGCGATTTCCGTGAGGTCGCGCGGGGCTGGTCACTTGTCGCGCCGCTATATCTCTTCGTCACCGCCGTCATCGTCATTCCCGAGATTTGGGCGCTTTATCTGAGCTTCACGGACTACTCCGTCGGGCGCACGCCGCAATTCGTCGGTCTCGCGAACTACCGCGCGACGCTATCGGCGGCCGAGTTCTGGATGGCGGCTTGGCGGACACTCCTGTTCGTCACAATTGCTGTCTCGTTCGAGGTCGTCATCGGCCTGTGGCTCGCGTGCATCCTGGCTCGCCTGCGCGCTTTTCGCGGCATCATCATCGCCTGCCTGATCGCGCCGATCGCCATGAGCCATGCGGTGACGGCGACGATGTGGGGCTACCTTCTGGATCTGAATGTCGGCCCGATAAATTTCCTCACGGAAATGATGGGCCTCGGGCGCCTTCCGTGGCTGTCGTCGGAAGCGCTCGCATTGCCGACCGTGGCGTTCATCGAGTTCTGGGCCGGCATGCCGCATGTGCTGATCATGCTGTTTCCCGTGCGCGCCGCCCTGTCGCCGGACATCTATGAGGCGGCTGATCTCGATGGAGCCACGGCGCTGCAAAGTTTTTGGCGGATTACACTGCCGCTTCTGATGCCGGCTTTGCTGATAGCGATGATCTTTCGCATCATCATCACCATGCGGGCGTTCGGAACCGTCTGGATCTTGACGAAAGGCGGGCCTCTCGAGTCGTCGGAGTTGCTGTCGATCTACCTGTACAAGACTGGATTCAGCTATTGGAATTTTGGCCAGGCCGCCGCCATCGCCTGGCTGATGCTGTTGCTAACGGCGGTCGCATCATCCCTCTACATGTTGCGTCTCTATCGGGACGCGGCGGGCAACACGGCCTGA
- a CDS encoding FAD-dependent oxidoreductase encodes MQSYTLSRTVPVRRAIDVLVIGGGMAGTFAALAAKRADPSRSVVIVEQSNILGGQGTVGGVAGFVGDTARVNAIFAELVARLERAGKIDPYRSNDDRRAYDLESCGYYLQDMVAEAGIETWLHAVALDGKAREGWVTEVLISVGPTLVVVEPGAVIDATGNALMADILGLPTRHLGALAQLPMSLYFTLWDTGRPVHPFLPEGCPRWDSDDDLPMTSLHGFADGRIEVKMKVVGFDAADGFSLSEAEIHGRRQMMGLIYHLQTRGYRGRHAAGGGKPLATYTLASVSRAIGQREGRRIVGGATLTEDDVRHAAVFDDAVAVGTYHLDFHWPDTDKRAGTGITDMVEPYHIPLRAMLPQGMHNLLCPGRSLSGDQMALSSYRAMATCAQMGFGAGTAAHLALATGGSLTTLDPAALRTAIEAGGQILDLSRYGDYLRCLQLIEETIPIHARDGDRLALDRLSNGRTRATLVRGGNAVASALREHTAWARIAPSEEAQRVALDDERPNAVMGKVCFDAAGSILAFDEAQQPAPAAGEGAVACVLLKRCQRGEERWEVHATTDEPGRLFVLIIADERVRYRVLSRDHDSAVWPDLIPTAIGCAAAFTDRDGAVHFWEGSEDRFAPIGEPEPNPQTLKQRPYEDHVLLVDVPRVEITS; translated from the coding sequence ATGCAATCCTATACCCTGTCCAGAACGGTCCCGGTACGCCGCGCCATTGACGTCCTTGTCATCGGCGGCGGCATGGCGGGCACATTTGCCGCCCTCGCAGCAAAACGAGCGGATCCCTCCCGGTCCGTCGTCATCGTCGAGCAGAGCAATATCCTGGGCGGGCAGGGCACAGTTGGAGGGGTCGCGGGTTTCGTCGGCGACACGGCGCGGGTGAATGCGATTTTCGCCGAACTCGTCGCACGGCTCGAAAGAGCTGGGAAGATCGATCCCTATCGCAGCAACGATGATCGGCGCGCCTACGATCTCGAGAGCTGTGGCTATTATCTGCAGGACATGGTCGCCGAGGCTGGCATCGAGACCTGGCTTCATGCCGTGGCGCTCGACGGCAAGGCGCGCGAGGGCTGGGTGACGGAGGTGCTGATCAGCGTGGGGCCCACGCTTGTGGTCGTTGAACCTGGAGCCGTGATCGACGCGACGGGCAATGCCCTCATGGCGGATATACTCGGCTTGCCGACGCGTCACCTCGGCGCCCTGGCTCAGTTGCCGATGAGTCTCTATTTCACGCTGTGGGACACTGGGCGGCCGGTACACCCTTTTCTCCCGGAAGGCTGCCCGCGTTGGGACAGTGACGATGATCTGCCGATGACGTCGCTGCATGGTTTCGCGGACGGACGGATCGAGGTGAAGATGAAGGTCGTCGGCTTCGACGCCGCCGATGGCTTCAGCCTGTCGGAGGCGGAGATCCACGGCCGACGGCAAATGATGGGGCTGATCTATCATCTGCAGACGCGGGGCTACCGGGGCAGGCATGCCGCGGGTGGCGGCAAGCCACTCGCGACCTATACGCTGGCCTCGGTCTCAAGGGCCATCGGCCAGCGGGAAGGGCGACGCATCGTCGGCGGTGCGACCTTGACCGAGGACGATGTCCGCCACGCGGCAGTCTTCGACGATGCTGTCGCGGTCGGCACCTACCATCTCGATTTCCATTGGCCCGATACGGACAAGCGCGCTGGCACGGGCATCACCGACATGGTGGAGCCCTATCACATCCCCCTTCGCGCCATGCTGCCGCAGGGAATGCACAACCTGCTCTGTCCGGGCCGTTCCCTGTCCGGCGACCAGATGGCGCTGAGTTCCTACCGGGCGATGGCCACCTGCGCGCAGATGGGTTTTGGGGCTGGAACCGCCGCTCATCTCGCCTTGGCGACCGGCGGCTCCCTCACAACCCTTGATCCGGCCGCGCTGCGGACCGCCATCGAGGCCGGCGGTCAGATCCTCGATCTGTCCCGCTATGGCGACTATCTGCGCTGCCTGCAGCTCATCGAGGAGACCATCCCGATCCACGCCCGGGACGGCGACCGCTTGGCGCTCGATCGCCTGTCCAACGGTCGCACGCGTGCCACGCTCGTCAGAGGCGGCAACGCCGTTGCATCCGCGCTCCGCGAGCATACCGCCTGGGCCCGGATCGCCCCTTCCGAAGAAGCACAGCGTGTGGCGCTGGACGACGAGCGGCCGAATGCGGTCATGGGCAAGGTGTGTTTCGACGCCGCGGGCTCGATCCTCGCCTTCGACGAAGCCCAACAGCCCGCGCCGGCTGCCGGAGAAGGCGCGGTCGCATGCGTCCTGTTGAAGCGCTGCCAGCGCGGCGAAGAACGATGGGAGGTGCACGCGACAACGGATGAGCCGGGGCGGCTCTTTGTCCTGATCATCGCGGATGAGCGCGTGCGTTATCGCGTGTTGTCCAGGGATCACGACAGCGCGGTCTGGCCGGACCTCATTCCGACAGCAATCGGCTGTGCCGCAGCCTTCACCGATCGCGATGGCGCGGTACATTTCTGGGAGGGCTCGGAAGACCGTTTCGCCCCCATCGGCGAGCCGGAGCCGAACCCGCAAACGCTCAAGCAGCGGCCTTACGAAGACCACGTGCTGCTTGTGGATGTGCCGCGCGTGGAGATCACGTCGTGA
- a CDS encoding extracellular solute-binding protein, producing MRWIFGVAVGIGFAVATTQADAATLRVFANSAHQAALQGNPKVPGSNLQEKFEKDTGITIDWETVPWPQMQQNLLRALSSGSSQFDVVMIESGWPARDVLDKLVTFDAPAGSAEAKEFDAIFPRMRAAYTLDGQLKGIPIRSNPQIVHYNKAIFETRGIAEPKTFADLLTAAEKASFKRDDGAPVYGLALKPDEDIIAVVKAMGGNVLTDDFAVVVNSAETKAAVERLKDLFNKGALPPNFFSMDATSVQTMMREGLVAMSLFGDNYFNRFNDPASSRIAGKAGFFAIPGTPPQTYAPAKVAFWAAALPKNGRPDNQEAAKTFIRYLASAPVQLQMALNGNGPVRADTLRDEAFLKGAPYASASTAALDNATQPLPIFEGTNQVRDIFVKEAVAAIIGKKPVDEALKTAETDIKTIVDKRRDR from the coding sequence ATGCGGTGGATATTTGGAGTGGCCGTGGGTATCGGCTTTGCCGTTGCAACGACCCAGGCTGACGCAGCGACATTGCGCGTTTTCGCGAATTCGGCCCACCAGGCGGCCTTGCAGGGCAACCCGAAGGTGCCTGGCAGTAACCTCCAGGAAAAATTCGAGAAGGACACCGGCATCACCATCGACTGGGAGACCGTTCCCTGGCCGCAGATGCAGCAGAATCTTCTGCGCGCGCTGTCGTCTGGAAGCTCCCAGTTCGACGTCGTCATGATCGAGAGCGGTTGGCCGGCCCGCGACGTGCTGGACAAGCTCGTGACCTTCGACGCGCCGGCGGGATCGGCGGAAGCCAAGGAGTTCGACGCCATCTTCCCGCGTATGCGGGCGGCCTACACGCTGGACGGACAGTTGAAGGGCATACCGATCCGCTCCAATCCGCAGATCGTCCACTACAACAAGGCGATCTTCGAGACGCGGGGTATCGCCGAGCCCAAGACCTTCGCGGATCTCCTGACGGCTGCGGAGAAGGCGAGTTTCAAGCGTGATGATGGCGCCCCGGTTTACGGGCTTGCGCTGAAGCCCGACGAGGACATCATTGCCGTGGTCAAGGCCATGGGTGGGAATGTTCTCACCGATGATTTCGCGGTGGTCGTCAATTCCGCCGAAACGAAAGCCGCTGTGGAACGCCTGAAAGACCTGTTCAACAAGGGCGCGCTTCCGCCCAATTTCTTCTCCATGGATGCGACCTCCGTTCAAACCATGATGCGCGAGGGGTTGGTCGCCATGTCGTTGTTCGGCGACAACTACTTCAATCGCTTCAATGACCCCGCGTCGTCCCGGATCGCCGGCAAGGCCGGCTTCTTCGCTATTCCCGGCACGCCGCCCCAGACCTACGCCCCGGCCAAGGTCGCGTTCTGGGCGGCCGCGCTGCCCAAGAACGGCCGGCCGGACAATCAGGAGGCCGCGAAGACCTTCATTCGCTATCTTGCCTCGGCGCCGGTGCAGCTCCAGATGGCCTTGAACGGCAATGGCCCCGTCCGCGCCGATACGCTGCGGGATGAGGCATTCCTGAAGGGCGCGCCTTACGCGTCGGCGTCGACGGCCGCTCTCGATAATGCGACCCAGCCGCTGCCGATCTTCGAGGGCACCAATCAGGTGCGCGATATCTTCGTGAAGGAGGCTGTCGCTGCGATCATCGGCAAAAAGCCGGTCGATGAGGCGCTGAAGACCGCCGAGACCGACATCAAGACGATCGTCGACAAGCGTCGTGATCGCTGA
- a CDS encoding alpha/beta fold hydrolase produces the protein MRYRFGSFELTTDTRELLAGGRPIDAEPQVFDLLLHLMRERDRVVSLDELLEVVWKGRLVSNSAINARVSAARSVIGDDGKRQEWIRTIPRRGFRFVGAVETISPALPDEPSKKPAPMQAYQRVAFCRSADGTRIAYATSGNGYRLVKAGHWLTHLEHDWHSPIWRPFLDRLSQRFQVTRYDQRGNGLSEWDIGDFSLDRFVEDLEAVVSAAHLERFALFGSSQGVPIAIAFACRHPDKVSHLVLQGGYEKGRLVRAESDKQQGEALLTLMRHGWGKSNSPFLDAFATMFIPDGSREQVASLADLQRQTASPENAASIRLAVDHFDVSHLLERLSVPTLVAHSRDDGIQPLEQGYRLATRIRQAEFLMLESRNHVILPEEKAWGALFEGIERFVLEADLP, from the coding sequence ATGCGCTACCGGTTTGGATCATTCGAGCTGACGACGGATACCCGCGAGCTTCTCGCTGGCGGCCGGCCGATTGATGCCGAACCCCAGGTGTTCGACCTGCTTCTTCATCTGATGCGGGAGCGCGATCGCGTGGTGTCCCTCGACGAATTGCTTGAAGTCGTCTGGAAGGGTCGCCTCGTATCGAATTCCGCAATCAACGCGCGCGTGAGCGCGGCTCGTTCGGTCATTGGAGACGACGGCAAACGCCAGGAATGGATCAGAACCATTCCCCGGCGAGGCTTTCGATTTGTCGGCGCGGTTGAAACAATCTCACCGGCGTTGCCCGACGAGCCCTCGAAAAAACCGGCCCCTATGCAGGCCTATCAGCGGGTAGCGTTTTGTCGCTCGGCTGATGGTACCCGTATCGCCTATGCCACGAGTGGAAACGGTTATCGTCTCGTGAAGGCGGGGCATTGGCTGACCCATCTGGAGCATGACTGGCACAGCCCTATCTGGCGGCCGTTTCTTGACCGCCTTAGTCAGCGGTTTCAAGTGACGCGTTATGACCAGCGCGGCAACGGTCTGTCGGAGTGGGATATCGGTGACTTTTCGCTCGACAGGTTCGTCGAGGATCTTGAAGCTGTCGTTTCCGCCGCGCACCTTGAGCGCTTTGCCCTCTTCGGCAGCTCACAGGGCGTGCCGATTGCCATCGCTTTTGCGTGCCGGCATCCCGACAAGGTGAGTCATTTGGTTTTGCAGGGCGGGTATGAGAAGGGACGGCTTGTCCGGGCGGAAAGCGACAAGCAGCAGGGAGAGGCCTTGCTCACGCTGATGCGACATGGCTGGGGTAAGTCCAACAGCCCCTTCCTGGACGCTTTTGCGACGATGTTCATTCCCGATGGCAGCCGAGAGCAGGTGGCCTCGCTGGCAGATCTTCAACGGCAAACAGCGTCGCCAGAGAACGCTGCTTCGATACGCTTGGCGGTCGACCACTTCGATGTCAGCCATCTGCTGGAGCGCCTCAGTGTTCCAACACTTGTGGCGCATTCGCGGGATGACGGCATCCAACCACTCGAGCAGGGGTATCGGCTCGCGACCCGCATCCGGCAAGCCGAATTCCTCATGCTCGAAAGCCGCAACCACGTTATCTTGCCGGAAGAAAAGGCGTGGGGCGCGTTGTTCGAGGGGATCGAGCGATTTGTCCTTGAGGCAGATCTGCCGTAG